A genomic window from Pecten maximus chromosome 4, xPecMax1.1, whole genome shotgun sequence includes:
- the LOC117325372 gene encoding uncharacterized protein LOC117325372 has product MSFDQVDGAILSRNEPNNDETNSQIGNDENKESTKCKRMLNKISKNFWGLPVLRRVPESDHDRAFDCLIAVVSLCLCLGEVVLEGMLLYEYHMNGQHLQFSLTLGVIVITGIVVGIFTTSWACIALKQRRDLAEEREPSLNDTAGIDNSSRMTSPSSNKVLWSCRISSSFLQFGRAFRLAEYIYNMHQGWKSKRKDEGRIKRAEVELRDASILGLIEGYLETSLKLLLQLYLRFDTDFVTRTRDLFLVVALASISASVTSCYMTNRKLNHGRQSATSRAYAAYVLMRLFELGPRLILLVLCIKFVRWWTLVGVGLHLVLMIAFNTCYVDPENNDMCCRHGGNCFFSLFVSYVEIYSFINMNKDESKRTAVIYYIIFYLENALMMSLVLGLTSSGSVPCMTSCKFAFSAIPGFVFHVLLLSLYYNCLHSTRNRGDV; this is encoded by the exons ATGTCTTTTGACCAAGTAGACGGCGCTATACTGTCGAGAAACGAACCTAACAACGATGAGACAAACAGTCAAATCGGAAATGACGAAAATAAGGAATCCACCAAATGCAAACGCATgttaaacaaaatttcaaagAATTTCTGGGGACTTCCGGTTTTGAGACGTGTTCCCGAGTCAGATCACGATCGCGCATTTGATTGTCTGATTGCTGTagtctctctctgtctgtgcCTCGGAGAAGTTGTGTTGGAAGGGATGTTACTCTATGAGTACCACATGAATGGTCAACACCTCCAGTTTTCTCTTACTCTAGGTGTTATCGTCATAACTGGCATTGTTGTTGGCATATTCACGACATCATGGGCTTGCATCGCTCTAAAGCAGCGCCGTGACCTTGCGGAGGAGAGAGAACCGTCGTTAAACGATACGGCGGGTATTGACAACAGTTCACGAATGACGAGCCCGTCTTCCAATAAAGTACTTTGGTCATGTAGGATTTCTTCCTCATTTCTCCAGTTTGGCCGAGCTTTCAG GCTAGCAGAGTATATTTACAACATGCATCAAGGATGGAAAAGTAAAAGAAAAGACGAGGGGAGAATAAAGAGGGCGGAAGTGGAACTTCGGGACGCTTCTATTTTAGGACTGATTGAGGGATACCTGGAAACTTCTCTAAAACTACTGTTACAATTGTACCTGAGGTTTGACACTGACTTTGTGACTAGGACTAGAG ATTTGTTCCTTGTGGTCGCCTTGGCATCTATATCGGCATCTGTAACATCATGTTATATGACGAACCGGAAGTTGAATCACGGGCGTCAGTCAGCAACTTCTCGAGCATACGCAGCGTATGTATTGATGCGGCTGTTTGAACTTGGACCCCGTCTTATTTTGCTGGTTCTCTGTATTAAGTTCGTTAGATGGTGGACGCTGGTAGGAGTCGGCCTACATCTCGTGCTGATGATCGCGTTTAATACATGTTACGTGGATCCCGAGAACAATGATATGTGTTGTCGTCACGGTGGCAATTGTTTCTTCTCCCTCTTTGTAAGCTACGTGGAGATATACAGCTTCATCAACATGAACAAGGATGAGTCCAAACGTACGGCggtgatatattacattatattttatttggaaAACGCATTGATGATGTCACTAGTGCTCGGCCTGACGTCTAGCGGAAGCGTCCCTTGCATGACATCCTGCAAGTTTGCGTTTTCTGCGATTCCTGGTTTTGTGTTTCATGTTTTACTTCTGTCTCTATACTACAACTGTCTCCACTCGACACGAAACAGGGGAGACGTCTGA